The Armigeres subalbatus isolate Guangzhou_Male unplaced genomic scaffold, GZ_Asu_2 Contig14, whole genome shotgun sequence genome has a window encoding:
- the LOC134202745 gene encoding cytochrome P450 4d1-like, whose translation MFAVVFLSSIIALIAYVWQWRRQLCKQFRSIPGPPGLPLIGNSHQFIGKSSTYIFQMLIQLERDFGTVCKIDIGFGFWLFYMAPDEIERIMTGPEFNCKSQDYDMLLEWLGTGLLISNGNKWFTHRKALTPAFHFKILDNFVQVFDEKSTVLARKFLSHSGKVVRIFPLVKLCTLDVIVETAMGTESNAQKEQSGYTMAVEDISEIVFWRMFNTVYNNDFMFQFSSKFGPYKKHLNTIRDFTLSIIDKRRIALVDGCNENLKTDDDLLGSKKKMALLDILLQAKIDGRPLTDEEIREEVDTFMFAGHDTTASAITFLLYVLAKYPDVQNKVYEEILTVLGDSIDTPITLSALNDLKYLDLVMKESLRMFPPVPYISRRTIKEVKLSGVDIPINTNITIGIYNMHHNPKYFPEPEKFLPERFDAERGIEKLNPYAYVPFSAGGRNCIGQKFAQYEIKSTISKIVRLCRVELPSPDYEPPVKAEMILKPQDEMPLIFHSR comes from the exons ATGTTTGCCGTCGTGTTTCTATCGTCGATAATTGCGCTAATTGCTTACGTATGGCAGTGGCGGCGTCAGCTATGCAAACAATTCCGTTCGATTCCGGGTCCACCCGGTTTACCCCTGATCGGAAATAGTCACCAGTTCATTGGGAAATCATCGACCTACATCTTTCAAATGCTGATCCAGCTGGAGCGGGATTTCGGAACGGTGTGCAAAATCGACATAGGTTTTGGCTTCTGGTTGTTCTACATGGCACCGGATGAAATCGAGCGTATCATGACCGGTCCGGAGTTCAACTGCAAGAGCCAAGATTACGATATGCTGTTGGAGTGGTTGGGAACGGGGCTGCTGATTAGCAATGGGAACAAGTGGTTTACGCATAGGAAGGCGTTGACACCGGCATTCCATTTTAAGATTTTGGATAATTTCGTGCAGGTGTTTGATGAGAAGAGCACGGTATTGGCACGGAAATTTTTGAGTCACTCGGGCAAGGTAGTACGGATATTTCCTCTCGTTAAGCTTTGCACGCTGGACGTGATCGTGGAGACAGCCATGGGAACGGAATCAAATGCCCAGAAGGAGCAATCCGGCTATACGATGGCGGTGGAAGACATATCGGAAATTGTCTTCTGGAGGATGTTCAACACGGTGTATAACAATGACTTTATGTTCCAGTTCAGCAGCAAGTTTGGACCATATAAAAAGCATTTAAATACGATTCGTGACTTCACCTTGTCTATTATTGATAAGCGGAGAATCGCTTTGGTTGACGGATGTAAcgaaaatttgaaaacagaTGACGATTTGTTGGGCTCTAAGAAAAAGATGGCCTTATTGGACATTTTGCTGCAAGCAAAAATCGATGGACGACCTCTTACCGATGAAGAGATAAGAGAGGAAGTGGATACTTTTATGTTTGCG GGGCACGACACAACTGCATCCGCTATTACTTTCCTTTTGTATGTGTTAGCAAAATATCCGGATGTTCAAAATAAGGTCTACGAGGAAATTTTGACTGTGCTGGGAGATTCAATTGATACACCAATTACGCTAAG TGCCTTGAACGATCTAAAATATCTCGACCTAGTGATGAAAGAGTCACTCCGGATGTTCCCACCGGTGCCATACATATCTCGCCGAACAATAAAAGAGGTCAAATTATCCGGCGTTGACATCCCGATAAACACCAACATCACTATCGGAATCTACAACATGCACCACAACCCGAAATACTTCCCGGAGCCGGAGAAGTTCCTCCCCGAGCGATTCGACGCAGAACGAGGCATCGAAAAGCTCAATCCCTACGCTTATGTTCCCTTCAGTGCCGGAGGTCGCAACTGCATCGGTCAGAAGTTCGCTCAATACGAGATCAAATCTACCATTTCGAAGATCGTTCGGCTCTGTCGGGTCGAACTTCCCAGTCCAGATTATGAGCCGCCTGTGAAGGCCGAAATGATCCTCAAACCGCAGGACGAAATGCCTTTGATATTTCATTCGCGTTGA
- the LOC134202743 gene encoding cytochrome P450 4d2-like, which yields MFASVVITAIVVIAVYVWQWRRRICNRFRSIPGPPGLPLVGNTHMFIGKSSTYVFNLALELEREYGCVYKLDVMFDFWLFYCAAEDVERIMTGPEFNCKGQDYDMLLEWLGTGLLISNGNKWFTHRKALTPAFHFKILDNFVPVFNDKSTVLARKFLRHSGKVVHVFPLVKLCTLDVIVETAMGTESNAQKEESGYTMAVEHVSEIIFWRMFDAVYNNDFMFQFSSKFRPYKKYLAIIREFTMSIITKRKNALVDKSGENPPIDDALLGSKRKMALLDVLMRTNIDGQPLTDEEIREEVDTFMFAGHDTTASAVTFILFALAKHPDVQQKVYQEVIAVFGDSINTSITLSALNDLKYLDLVIKEALRMYPPVPFISRKTIKEVDLSGTTIPIGSNITIGIYNMHHNPKYFPEPEKFLPERFEAERGIEKRNPYAYVPFSAGGRNCIGQKFAQYEVKSTISNIMRHCRVELPHPDYELPLKVEMILKPQDDMPLIFYPR from the exons ATGTTTGCCTCCGTAGTTATTACCGCGATAGTTGTAATAGCTGTTTACGTTTGGCAGTGGCGTCGTCGGATATGTAACCGATTTCGTTCCATTCCGGGTCCGCCAGGGTTGCCGCTCGTTGGAAACACTCATATGTTCATCGGGAAATCATCGACCTATGTCTTCAACTTGGCACTCGAACTGGAGCGAGAGTATGGCTGCGTGTACAAGCTGGACGTGATGTTTGACTTCTGGTTGTTTTACTGCGCAGCGGAGGACGTCGAACGTATCATGACCGGACCGGAGTTTAACTGCAAAGGTCAAGACTACGATATGCTGTTGGAGTGGTTGGGAACGGGGCTACTGATAAGCAATGGGAACAAGTGGTTTACGCACAGGAAGGCGCTGACACCGGCGTTCCATTTTAAgattttggacaattttgtgCCGGTATTCAATGATAAGAGTACTGTGTTGGCTCGAAAGTTTTTGAGACACTCAGGTAAGGTGGTGCACGTATTTCCTCTGGTAAAGCTTTGCACACTCGATGTGATCGTGGAGACCGCCATGGGGACGGAATCCAATGCCCAGAAAGAGGAATCTGGCTATACGATGGCAGTGGAACATGTTTCGGAAATTATATTCTGGAGAATGTTCGACGCAGTGTACAACAATGACTTTATGTTCCAGTTTAGCAGCAAGTTTAGACCATATAAAAAGTATCTGGCGATAATTCGTGAATTCACTATGTCTATCATAACGAAAAGAAAAAACGCTTTAGTTGATAAAAGTGGCGAAAACCCACCGATAGACGATGCTTTGTTGGGATCTAAAAGAAAGATGGCGCTTTTGGATGTTTTGATGCGCACTAATATCGATGGACAACCTCTTACTGATGAAGAGATTAGAGAAGAAGTCGACACTTTTATGTTTGCC gggCACGATACGACTGCATCTGCTGTAACATTTATTCTATTCGCGTTAGCAAAACACCCAGATGTTCAGCAAAAGGTCTACCAAGAAGTCATTGCAGTATTTGGAGATTCAATCAACACTTCGATTACTCTTAG CGCTTTAAATGACCTGAAATACCTCGATCTAGTGATTAAAGAAGCGCTGCGCATGTATCCACCGGTCCCATTTATATCTCGGAAAACCATAAAAGAGGTCGACCTCTCCGGCACAACCATCCCGATTGGTTCCAACATCACCATCGGAATCTACAACATGCATCACAACCCGAAATACTTCCCGGAGCCGGAGAAGTTCCTCCCCGAGCGTTTCGAAGCGGAGCGTGGCATCGAAAAGCGGAATCCCTATGCGTACGTACCCTTCAGTGCCGGAGGTCGCAACTGCATCGGCCAGAAATTCGCTCAATACGAGGTTAAATCGACGATCTCGAACATAATGCGGCACTGCCGAGTTGAGCTACCGCACCCGGACTATGAGCTACCACTGAAGGTCGAGATGATCCTCAAACCACAAGATGATATGCCTTTGATATTTTACCCACGATGA